In a single window of the Pseudomonas oryzihabitans genome:
- the recO gene encoding DNA repair protein RecO, which produces MQASEPLFVLHSRPYRESSALVDVFGAFGRIRTVLRAARSRSGSLARPFIPLEGQVTGRGELKNLQKVAPLAPPYLLQGQALFSGFYLNELLVRLLPAEDPYPALFELYGLTLAALAQGRPVEPLLRTFEWRLLDLLGYGFSLSHALDGQIIEDQRLYRFIPDQGFEPVDEVRPGCLAGAEILALERGEWDDPTVVRAAKRLMRQALAPHLGSKPLMSRELFAKPSE; this is translated from the coding sequence ATGCAGGCGTCCGAGCCGCTGTTCGTCCTGCATTCGCGCCCCTATCGGGAAAGCAGTGCGCTGGTGGATGTATTCGGCGCCTTCGGACGGATCCGTACGGTGCTGCGCGCAGCCCGCTCTCGCTCCGGTAGTCTGGCCAGGCCTTTCATTCCGCTCGAAGGCCAGGTCACCGGACGCGGGGAGCTGAAGAATCTGCAAAAGGTGGCTCCCCTGGCGCCACCCTATCTGCTCCAGGGACAGGCGCTGTTCAGCGGTTTCTATCTCAATGAACTCCTGGTTCGGCTACTGCCCGCCGAAGATCCCTATCCCGCCCTGTTCGAGCTCTATGGCCTGACCCTGGCTGCCCTTGCCCAGGGACGCCCGGTTGAGCCTCTGCTGCGTACCTTTGAATGGCGCCTGCTCGATCTCCTAGGCTATGGCTTCTCGCTGTCCCATGCCCTGGATGGTCAGATCATCGAAGATCAGCGCCTGTATCGCTTCATTCCGGACCAGGGCTTCGAGCCCGTCGACGAGGTTCGCCCCGGTTGCCTGGCCGGCGCGGAAATCCTGGCACTGGAGCGTGGCGAGTGGGACGATCCTACGGTCGTTCGGGCTGCCAAGCGCTTGATGCGTCAGGCCCTGGCGCCGCACCTGGGTAGCAAACCCCTGATGAGTCGCGAATTGTTCGCCAAGCCAAGTGAATAA
- the pdxJ gene encoding pyridoxine 5'-phosphate synthase: MKEFSRVLLGVNIDHVATLRQARGTRYPDPVKAALDAEEAGADGITLHLREDRRHIQERDVRLLRDVLQTRMNLEVALTAEMLAFAQEIRPAHVCLVPERREELTTEGGLDVVGQVQRIRDAIAALPASEVSLFIDPELQQIQAAKDCGAPVIELHTGRYAEAETQEEQASELQRLAKAVEFAIGLGLVVNAGHGLHYHNVQPIAALPGINELNIGHAIVAHAVFVGFKQAVKEMAELIRCHSTVK; this comes from the coding sequence ATGAAAGAGTTCAGTCGAGTTCTGTTGGGCGTCAACATCGATCATGTCGCCACCCTGCGCCAGGCCCGGGGTACGCGTTACCCTGATCCGGTCAAGGCGGCACTGGATGCGGAGGAGGCGGGGGCGGATGGCATCACCCTGCACCTGCGCGAGGATCGTCGCCACATTCAAGAGCGGGATGTCCGCCTGCTGCGTGATGTGCTGCAGACCCGCATGAATCTCGAAGTGGCCCTGACTGCTGAAATGCTGGCATTCGCTCAGGAGATCCGCCCCGCGCACGTCTGCCTGGTACCCGAGCGTCGTGAAGAGCTGACGACAGAAGGTGGTTTGGATGTGGTGGGGCAGGTCCAGCGTATCCGCGACGCCATCGCCGCGCTGCCCGCGTCGGAAGTATCCCTCTTTATAGATCCCGAGCTGCAGCAGATTCAGGCGGCCAAGGATTGCGGCGCACCGGTGATCGAACTCCATACCGGTCGCTATGCCGAGGCTGAGACCCAGGAAGAGCAGGCCAGTGAGCTGCAACGCCTGGCCAAGGCCGTGGAGTTCGCCATTGGCCTTGGGCTGGTGGTCAATGCCGGCCATGGTCTGCACTATCACAATGTCCAGCCCATCGCGGCACTGCCGGGTATCAATGAGCTGAACATCGGCCACGCCATCGTGGCCCACGCCGTCTTCGTCGGCTTCAAGCAGGCGGTCAAGGAAATGGCTGAATTGATCCGCTGTCACTCGACTGTAAAATAA
- the birA gene encoding bifunctional biotin--[acetyl-CoA-carboxylase] ligase/biotin operon repressor BirA gives MPLLNLLSDGKFHSGVELGEALGVSRSAIWKRLKTLEEDFGVEVFKVPGRGYRLEEPLFLLDAERIARQGGWPVTVLASIDSTNAEAQRRLHQHEQPPFVLLAEHQQAGRGRRGRAWISPYGKNLYLTAVVSSQGGIQKLQALSLTMGLAVIRTLQRLGVEDAWLKWPNDVLVRGRKLAGILIELSGDPQDVCQAIIGIGINVNMRLAENIDQPWISMAEALGGLQDRNEVASLLLQEIDNLWCIHRQSGFTALRDEWERYHGWQGRAVTLSSGVRCIQGTVEGVAEDGAILMRVDGQTQAFSGGELSLSLDHDS, from the coding sequence ATGCCGTTGCTGAACCTGCTGAGTGATGGAAAATTTCATTCCGGCGTCGAGCTTGGTGAGGCCTTGGGCGTCTCCAGGAGTGCCATCTGGAAGCGCCTGAAGACGCTTGAAGAAGACTTTGGCGTCGAGGTGTTCAAGGTTCCGGGGCGGGGTTACCGCTTGGAGGAGCCCCTGTTCCTGCTCGATGCCGAGCGCATCGCTCGGCAGGGTGGGTGGCCAGTTACCGTCCTGGCTTCGATAGATTCCACCAATGCCGAGGCGCAACGCCGGCTGCACCAGCACGAGCAGCCACCCTTCGTCTTGCTGGCCGAGCATCAGCAGGCCGGGCGCGGACGTCGAGGTCGTGCCTGGATCAGCCCCTATGGCAAGAATCTCTATCTCACCGCCGTGGTGTCCAGCCAGGGTGGCATCCAGAAGCTGCAGGCACTGAGCCTGACCATGGGCCTGGCCGTGATCCGTACCCTGCAACGGCTGGGTGTCGAAGATGCCTGGCTGAAGTGGCCCAATGACGTCCTGGTTCGTGGTCGCAAGCTGGCTGGCATTCTGATCGAGCTGTCGGGTGATCCGCAGGACGTCTGTCAGGCAATCATCGGAATTGGCATCAACGTCAACATGCGCCTGGCCGAGAACATCGATCAGCCGTGGATTTCCATGGCCGAGGCGTTGGGTGGCCTGCAGGATCGCAACGAGGTCGCCAGCCTCCTGCTCCAGGAGATAGACAACCTGTGGTGTATTCATCGCCAGTCGGGATTCACCGCCCTGCGGGACGAGTGGGAGCGTTATCATGGCTGGCAAGGTCGAGCGGTAACCCTGTCTTCGGGGGTTCGCTGTATCCAGGGCACAGTGGAAGGAGTTGCCGAAGATGGGGCTATCCTCATGCGCGTAGACGGGCAGACGCAGGCTTTCAGCGGTGGCGAATTGAGCCTGAGCCTAGATCATGATTCTTGA
- a CDS encoding type III pantothenate kinase: MILELDCGNSLIKWRLLAKGGDVVATGIVDSDEALIAALSQPDTPALTACRLVSVRSDEETQRLKELLTATFGIVCHQALPVEIWNGVRNGYRDHQRLGMDRWLVILAAVQLAEGKACVVLDLGTAVTADLVDAQGEHQGGFICPGIPLMRRELQTHTRRIRYDPHWASGERYEAPGRTTIEAVERGCLYMLKGFVRTQYELAQDMFAEGCEVFLTGGDAELVKHVVPGARIVPDMVFAGLALACPLENE; the protein is encoded by the coding sequence ATGATTCTTGAACTCGATTGTGGTAACAGCCTGATCAAGTGGCGGCTCTTGGCCAAGGGTGGCGACGTGGTCGCTACCGGCATCGTCGACAGCGACGAAGCCCTGATCGCCGCGTTGTCCCAACCGGACACACCCGCCCTGACGGCCTGTCGCCTGGTCAGCGTGCGCAGTGACGAAGAGACCCAGCGACTCAAGGAGCTTCTCACGGCGACCTTCGGTATCGTCTGCCACCAGGCCTTGCCAGTAGAGATCTGGAACGGCGTGCGCAATGGATATCGGGACCACCAGCGCCTGGGCATGGACCGTTGGCTGGTGATCCTGGCAGCGGTGCAGTTGGCAGAAGGCAAGGCTTGTGTAGTGCTTGACCTGGGTACTGCGGTCACCGCCGATCTGGTCGACGCCCAGGGCGAGCATCAGGGTGGGTTCATCTGTCCGGGTATTCCGTTGATGCGTCGGGAACTGCAGACCCATACCCGTCGTATCCGCTACGATCCACATTGGGCCAGTGGTGAACGCTACGAGGCGCCGGGACGTACGACCATCGAGGCCGTGGAGCGTGGGTGTCTATACATGCTCAAGGGTTTCGTCCGTACTCAGTACGAACTGGCTCAGGATATGTTCGCCGAAGGTTGCGAAGTGTTTCTGACCGGGGGTGACGCAGAACTGGTCAAACATGTCGTTCCGGGTGCGCGAATCGTGCCCGATATGGTGTTTGCTGGATTGGCATTGGCGTGTCCGCTCGAGAACGAATGA
- a CDS encoding DUF3301 domain-containing protein: MLTLGNLCLLLGAVGIGLWFWHAHGIREQALRLAEQECRRRKVILLDGAVAFSRFRWMADAKGRKRLARLFAFEFTVTGEERLNASLALFGKTLAKVDFASFVVPEVERPSADSVVASAPVYQAKPEHGQVVYLDQWRQRQRTDTSRRQEPE, translated from the coding sequence ATGCTGACGCTAGGTAATCTCTGCCTGTTACTGGGCGCAGTCGGCATTGGTCTGTGGTTCTGGCATGCCCATGGCATTCGCGAACAGGCTCTGAGGTTGGCGGAGCAGGAGTGCCGCCGCCGCAAGGTCATCCTGCTCGATGGCGCCGTGGCTTTTTCACGTTTTCGCTGGATGGCCGATGCCAAGGGGCGCAAGCGCCTGGCCCGGCTATTCGCCTTCGAGTTCACCGTGACGGGTGAAGAGCGGCTGAACGCCTCTCTTGCGCTGTTCGGCAAGACGCTGGCCAAGGTCGACTTCGCCTCCTTCGTGGTACCCGAGGTCGAACGGCCGTCGGCGGACTCAGTGGTGGCTTCGGCTCCCGTCTATCAGGCCAAGCCCGAGCATGGCCAGGTGGTCTATCTGGATCAGTGGCGGCAGCGCCAGCGCACCGATACCAGCAGGCGCCAAGAGCCGGAGTAG
- a CDS encoding MFS transporter, giving the protein MFSPLVTFPALYFATLLMLAGSGLFTTYIGLRLTQQGAGDLWTGALMAAYYFGLVCGGKFGHRLIAGVGHIRSYVACAGAATVTVLIHALVDDLNVWIALRFVMGIVMMNQYMVIESWLNEQAENHQRGKVFAGYMVAVDLGLVIGQALLAWHPQLDYKPLLLVAICFASCLIPLAMTRRVHPAKLVAAPLEIRFFWQRVPQSLVTIFTAGLLVGGFYGLAPVFASRSGLDTAQSSFYVGLCIVAGFCAQWPLGWLSDRLDRCKLIRANAVLLCLAAVPLWGLITLPYPWLLAAGFVSGMLLFTLYPLATAFANDHVEPERRVELSAMLLTTYGVGACIGPLLAGAAMEHFGPGMFYVLTSAYALILIFFVQPRFVSGEHRLDAAPLHHVAMPDSVSPMAAALDPRIDEVPQELSVDAPASIGPGSEKIH; this is encoded by the coding sequence ATGTTCAGCCCTCTAGTTACCTTTCCTGCGCTCTATTTCGCCACCCTGTTGATGTTGGCCGGTTCCGGTCTGTTCACCACCTATATCGGCCTGAGACTCACTCAGCAGGGAGCTGGCGACCTCTGGACCGGCGCCCTGATGGCGGCCTATTACTTCGGGCTGGTGTGCGGGGGCAAGTTCGGCCACCGGCTCATCGCCGGTGTCGGCCATATCCGCTCCTATGTGGCCTGTGCCGGTGCCGCCACGGTCACCGTCCTCATCCATGCCCTGGTCGACGACCTGAACGTCTGGATCGCGCTGAGATTCGTCATGGGCATAGTGATGATGAACCAGTACATGGTGATCGAGAGCTGGCTCAACGAGCAGGCGGAGAATCATCAGCGCGGCAAGGTGTTCGCGGGCTACATGGTTGCGGTGGACCTGGGTCTGGTGATCGGCCAGGCGCTGCTGGCCTGGCATCCGCAACTGGATTACAAGCCGCTGTTGCTGGTCGCGATCTGCTTCGCCTCTTGCCTGATTCCCCTGGCGATGACGCGGCGGGTGCACCCGGCCAAGCTGGTGGCGGCGCCCCTGGAGATCCGCTTCTTCTGGCAGCGTGTACCTCAGTCACTGGTGACCATCTTTACCGCGGGACTGCTGGTGGGCGGCTTCTATGGCCTGGCACCGGTATTCGCCAGCCGTAGCGGGCTGGACACGGCGCAGTCGAGCTTCTATGTCGGGTTGTGCATCGTGGCAGGTTTCTGCGCCCAGTGGCCGCTGGGTTGGCTGTCGGATCGTCTCGATCGCTGCAAGCTGATCCGCGCCAATGCGGTATTGCTGTGCCTCGCGGCGGTGCCGCTGTGGGGCCTGATCACCTTGCCCTATCCCTGGCTGCTGGCCGCGGGATTCGTGTCGGGGATGCTGCTGTTCACCCTCTATCCGCTGGCCACGGCCTTTGCCAATGACCATGTCGAGCCCGAGCGGCGGGTGGAGTTGTCGGCGATGCTGCTGACCACCTATGGCGTGGGTGCGTGCATCGGTCCTCTGCTGGCTGGCGCCGCCATGGAGCACTTTGGCCCGGGCATGTTCTATGTGCTGACCTCGGCCTATGCGCTGATCCTGATCTTCTTCGTGCAACCGCGCTTCGTGAGTGGCGAGCACCGACTGGACGCGGCGCCGCTGCATCACGTGGCCATGCCCGATTCGGTGAGTCCGATGGCGGCGGCGCTGGACCCGCGGATCGACGAGGTGCCTCAGGAGCTGAGCGTGGACGCACCCGCCAGCATCGGGCCGGGCAGCGAAAAGATTCATTGA
- a CDS encoding alpha/beta hydrolase, whose amino-acid sequence MSPAALLRRRWIPLLFVILLVGVGVPYGCSELAYRERQWVFSIEPGNASWFTGVPEGVRQFNLPVPDGLTGTDYLHAWWWPARRPDAPTLLYLHGTRWNLTAQVRRIATLRQLGYSVLAIDYRGFGESPGDVPSERSVYQDARIAWKHLQSLQPDPRKRYIYGHSLGGAVAVDLAWRIARDGDPTGDYPAAAGLIIESTFTTLADAASAVVDTRFPLRWLMSEKFDSLDKIPEIHIPVLIVHGGDDRYVPPRFSEALYAAAQPPKRLLLIPGGTHSNSMVIGTRDYAAALRELFGGAHLSEAEKRESSTGG is encoded by the coding sequence ATGTCCCCTGCCGCCCTACTCCGCCGCCGCTGGATCCCGCTGCTCTTCGTCATCCTGCTGGTGGGTGTAGGTGTCCCCTATGGCTGCTCGGAACTGGCCTATCGCGAACGTCAGTGGGTGTTCAGCATCGAGCCCGGCAATGCCAGCTGGTTCACTGGCGTGCCGGAAGGCGTCCGCCAGTTCAATCTGCCGGTTCCGGACGGTCTGACCGGCACCGACTACCTCCACGCCTGGTGGTGGCCCGCCCGCCGTCCAGACGCCCCCACCCTGCTCTATCTGCACGGTACCCGCTGGAACCTCACGGCGCAGGTCCGGCGCATCGCCACCCTGCGACAACTCGGCTATTCGGTGCTGGCCATCGACTATCGCGGCTTCGGTGAAAGCCCTGGCGACGTCCCGTCGGAGCGCAGCGTCTACCAGGATGCCCGCATCGCCTGGAAGCACCTGCAGAGCCTGCAGCCCGATCCCCGCAAGAGATACATCTATGGCCATTCACTGGGTGGTGCGGTGGCGGTGGATCTGGCCTGGCGCATCGCCCGTGACGGAGATCCGACGGGCGACTATCCCGCCGCGGCCGGTTTGATCATCGAATCCACCTTCACCACCCTGGCCGACGCCGCCTCGGCAGTGGTCGACACCCGCTTTCCCCTGCGCTGGCTGATGTCGGAGAAATTCGATTCCCTGGACAAGATCCCGGAAATCCATATCCCGGTGCTCATCGTCCACGGCGGCGACGACCGCTATGTGCCGCCCCGCTTCAGCGAGGCGCTTTATGCAGCCGCGCAACCGCCCAAGCGGCTGCTGTTGATCCCGGGCGGCACTCACTCCAACAGCATGGTGATCGGCACGCGCGACTATGCCGCCGCCTTGCGCGAACTGTTCGGTGGCGCGCACCTGAGCGAAGCGGAAAAGCGAGAATCATCGACAGGAGGCTAG
- a CDS encoding DUF3140 domain-containing protein, whose product MSTKKASDDDRKEVRNEFKQVVNMTPSQLRKWLSGDTSKGVGMTKGGKKVTAANDGKAVGHAMGERILELKGKRQAELEDDDYQAMRKVIGYVHRHLKQRPEGDIEDSRWRKSLMNWGHDPLRDKRSA is encoded by the coding sequence ATGAGCACCAAGAAGGCTTCCGACGACGACCGGAAAGAAGTACGCAACGAATTCAAGCAGGTGGTCAACATGACCCCGAGCCAGCTGCGCAAATGGCTCAGCGGTGACACCAGCAAGGGCGTCGGCATGACCAAGGGCGGCAAGAAGGTCACCGCAGCCAACGACGGCAAGGCGGTCGGCCACGCCATGGGCGAACGTATCCTGGAGCTCAAGGGCAAGCGCCAGGCCGAGCTGGAAGACGATGACTACCAGGCCATGCGCAAGGTCATCGGCTATGTCCATCGCCATCTCAAGCAGCGGCCGGAGGGCGATATCGAAGATTCGCGCTGGCGCAAATCGCTGATGAACTGGGGCCACGACCCGCTGCGCGACAAGCGCAGTGCCTGA
- a CDS encoding EamA family transporter → MAPRDLLLALVVILAWGVNFVVIKLGLHGVPPMLLGTLRFCLAAFPAILFVRRPQVSWRLLLAYGLTISLGQFAFLFSAMYVGMPAGLASLVLQAQAFFTLAFAATLLGEKVRRASLVGLAVAALGLLLIGTEHGVTMTLAGFLLTLAAAAMWGLGNIVTKKIGKVDMLGLVVWGSLIPPLPFLALSLLLEGPEQISTALTSLSGGSVFAIVYLAFIATLVGYGIWSRLLSRYPAGQVAPFSLLVPVVGLTSAAVVLGEQMTTQQQLGGLAVMLGLLINVFGGRWLDARKSVSPNA, encoded by the coding sequence ATGGCACCCCGGGATCTGTTGCTGGCACTGGTCGTCATCCTGGCCTGGGGGGTGAACTTCGTCGTCATCAAGCTCGGGCTGCATGGGGTGCCGCCCATGTTGCTGGGTACCTTGCGCTTCTGCCTGGCGGCCTTTCCGGCGATTCTGTTCGTGCGGCGACCCCAGGTGTCCTGGCGGCTGCTACTGGCCTACGGGCTGACCATCTCCCTGGGGCAGTTCGCCTTCCTGTTCTCGGCCATGTACGTGGGCATGCCGGCCGGCCTGGCCTCGCTGGTGCTGCAGGCGCAGGCCTTCTTTACCCTGGCGTTCGCCGCCACGTTGCTTGGGGAAAAGGTAAGACGTGCCAGCCTGGTAGGGCTGGCGGTGGCGGCCCTGGGGCTCTTGCTGATCGGTACCGAGCATGGCGTCACCATGACCCTGGCTGGTTTCCTGCTCACCCTGGCGGCCGCAGCCATGTGGGGCCTGGGCAATATCGTCACCAAGAAGATCGGCAAGGTGGACATGCTCGGTCTGGTGGTCTGGGGCAGCCTGATTCCGCCGCTGCCCTTCCTGGCCCTGTCGCTGCTGCTGGAAGGCCCGGAGCAGATCTCCACGGCACTGACGTCGCTGTCGGGCGGGTCGGTCTTCGCCATCGTCTACCTGGCCTTTATCGCCACCCTGGTTGGCTACGGCATCTGGAGTCGGCTGCTGTCGCGCTATCCGGCCGGTCAGGTGGCGCCCTTTTCGCTGCTGGTGCCGGTGGTTGGCCTGACGTCAGCGGCCGTCGTGCTGGGCGAGCAAATGACCACTCAGCAACAACTGGGTGGGCTGGCGGTCATGCTGGGCCTGCTGATCAATGTCTTTGGCGGTCGCTGGCTGGATGCTCGGAAAAGCGTGTCACCTAACGCATGA
- a CDS encoding DeoR/GlpR family DNA-binding transcription regulator encodes MSAAIHLPEERQAAILALLREQGRVLSAELAATWGISEDSVRRDLRELARQGLCRRVYGGALSLLTPPEPLPTRIGQDETAKQSLGQAAARLVQPGQLLLLDAGSTNLAIAQALPGDQQLTVATNAPVIAAALLQRQGIRVLMIGGLAAPESGACLGARAMRDLRGVRADLAFLGACALAVETGVTGFDLEEAEFKAAVAEQSSQVAVAVTAEKLDSVAFYHVLKLDQVNHLVLEPGLSEGRLQPYRDAGLQLHSLASDR; translated from the coding sequence ATGAGTGCAGCTATCCATCTTCCCGAAGAACGCCAGGCCGCGATCCTGGCCCTGCTGCGTGAGCAGGGACGGGTCCTGTCCGCCGAGCTGGCCGCGACCTGGGGCATTTCCGAAGACAGCGTGCGCCGTGACCTGCGCGAGCTGGCCCGTCAGGGCCTGTGCCGACGGGTATACGGAGGGGCGCTGTCGCTGTTGACGCCGCCGGAGCCGCTGCCGACCCGTATCGGCCAGGACGAAACCGCCAAGCAGTCCCTGGGGCAGGCGGCGGCCCGGCTGGTGCAGCCGGGGCAATTGCTGCTGCTGGACGCCGGCTCGACCAACCTGGCCATCGCCCAGGCGCTACCGGGCGATCAGCAGTTGACCGTGGCGACCAATGCGCCAGTAATCGCGGCGGCGCTGCTGCAGCGCCAGGGTATCCGGGTGCTGATGATCGGCGGGCTGGCCGCTCCGGAGTCGGGCGCTTGCCTGGGTGCACGCGCGATGCGCGATCTGCGCGGTGTACGGGCGGACCTGGCTTTCCTTGGCGCCTGCGCCCTGGCAGTGGAAACCGGGGTGACCGGCTTCGATCTGGAGGAAGCCGAATTCAAGGCAGCCGTGGCCGAGCAGAGCAGCCAGGTCGCCGTCGCGGTGACTGCCGAGAAGCTCGACAGCGTGGCCTTCTATCATGTGCTGAAGCTCGATCAGGTGAACCACCTGGTGCTGGAGCCGGGTCTGAGCGAGGGGCGCCTCCAGCCCTATCGCGACGCCGGTCTGCAGCTGCATTCGCTCGCCAGTGACCGTTAG
- a CDS encoding MFS transporter: MTTAVLRRQRRATFTVFLANGCGIGGWAAAIPELKRNLALGDGQLSLVLLAVALGAMLTMPFAGVLVPRLGGTGRLTRLSILAFVLVLIWPGVAPSLAWLLLCALLLGACNGLIDVAMNAHASDVESRWDRPLMSSFHAAFSLGGFLGAGLGALVLHLGASALLVLLAAALVALVLALPAALALDQGDRSPVSHALRLPDRRVLALGLIALGCLMLEGAMTDWSAVYLGQVGGATPVVATLGYAAFSLTMLVGRLFGDGIRHRFGGPQVIFGGALLATLGLALAVILPAPWSAILGFALVGLGLSNVVPAAFSAAGQVAETPAAGIAMTATAGYLGFLLGPPLIGAVAGQVGLRGSLLLLTLIGVAVALLALRQRKA; this comes from the coding sequence ATGACCACTGCCGTCTTGCGTCGCCAGCGCCGCGCCACCTTTACCGTCTTTCTCGCCAATGGTTGCGGGATTGGCGGCTGGGCGGCGGCCATTCCCGAGCTCAAGCGCAATCTGGCACTGGGGGACGGTCAGTTGAGCCTGGTGCTGCTGGCCGTCGCCCTGGGCGCCATGCTCACCATGCCCTTCGCCGGGGTGCTGGTGCCGCGGCTCGGCGGCACCGGACGCCTCACCCGCTTGAGTATCCTGGCCTTCGTATTGGTGCTGATCTGGCCCGGAGTGGCGCCGTCACTGGCCTGGCTGCTCCTCTGCGCGCTGCTGCTCGGCGCCTGCAATGGCCTGATCGACGTGGCCATGAACGCCCATGCCAGTGATGTCGAAAGCCGTTGGGACAGGCCGCTGATGTCGTCTTTCCACGCCGCCTTCAGCCTGGGCGGCTTCCTCGGTGCCGGCCTCGGGGCGCTGGTGCTGCACCTGGGCGCCTCGGCATTGCTGGTGCTGCTGGCCGCGGCGCTGGTGGCGCTGGTGCTGGCGTTGCCGGCCGCCCTGGCGCTGGACCAAGGTGACCGCAGTCCGGTGAGCCATGCCCTGCGGCTGCCGGATCGACGGGTGCTGGCGCTGGGGTTGATCGCCCTGGGCTGCCTGATGCTCGAAGGCGCCATGACCGACTGGAGCGCTGTCTACCTGGGTCAGGTGGGTGGGGCGACGCCGGTGGTCGCCACCCTCGGCTACGCCGCCTTTTCGCTGACCATGCTGGTGGGCCGTCTGTTTGGCGATGGCATTCGCCACCGCTTCGGCGGGCCCCAGGTGATCTTTGGCGGGGCCCTCCTTGCCACTCTTGGCCTGGCACTGGCGGTGATCCTGCCGGCGCCCTGGAGCGCCATCCTCGGCTTCGCCCTGGTGGGACTGGGTCTGTCCAACGTGGTGCCCGCAGCCTTCAGTGCCGCAGGCCAGGTGGCCGAGACCCCGGCCGCCGGTATCGCCATGACCGCCACCGCCGGCTATCTGGGCTTCCTGCTCGGCCCGCCGCTGATCGGGGCCGTGGCGGGGCAGGTGGGACTGCGCGGCAGTCTGCTGCTGCTGACCCTGATCGGGGTGGCGGTAGCGCTGCTCGCCCTGCGCCAGCGCAAGGCATGA